CAGCTGCGAGGCAGAGTTCGTGAGCACAAAATTACTACTCAGCCCACTTCTGATGAAGCAGATCGGATATTAAGGGATGTGTCGGATAGTGAACAAGTTATCGTATGTACGTACACATCGGCAGGTCATCTTCCGAAAGGGCAACAGTATTTGGTTGAAAAGCTTAGTAAGAACCATTCGCTGATTGTAATTGCTTTGCGTAATCCATATGACCTGCTGGAGATTTCGAGGCCGGGAAGTTATTTATGTACGTATGAGAATACACCAGCAGTTGTTCGGGCCCTGTCCCATGTGTTAACCGGTGGACTGAAGCCAACAGGAAGTCTGCCTGTCCGTTTGCGCTAGGCCTATTCAAACCTTACATCTCTCTGCGATATGGTGCTGATTGACCATCTCCCGGAGAGATTTTTTTGTTGGATTTTTCTATTGGTTAATATTGGGATATGAATGCCAAAAAGATAATTGATAGATAACTATTTTCATAGTATTTTCCTTCTATTAAAAGTTTACAATTCTCCTCTTAACTTTTTAGCAACTTTTCCCGGTTCCAAGCGTCTAATAATATGACTTTTTGAGGGGGATATTTATAAAATGGGAGCAGAAGGAGCCAAAGACAAAGAATGAATTTGAAGAAGAAATTGTCCATACTTACCGCTTTTGCTGTGTTTCAGGCGTTTGCAGTGATTCCTGCCAATGCACAATCAGCAGATCAGAGCGATACTACATCAGTGAATACAGCCAAAGTTAAATCCGTGGAGGTTGTGAAGAAAGAACAAACCATCGCGGAATCCGAAGTGAAATCCGGAACAAACACTCCAACATCAAATAATGAAACAACTGAAGAAGTGAACCCTGAAACAGATGTTCCTACAGGAACAGACGCGACTCCTGTTGAGCCGGTAATTGAACCTACGGACGAAGAAGGTACAGCTGAGGAAACACCAGCACCTGCACCGGTAGAAGTGGAGCAACCATCTACAGGCGGTTCATCTGTTGCTGGAGGCGGGGGTGGAGACCTCACTCTTTATATGAACAGTAATAAAATGATGCAAGATGGCAAAACGTATCTTGCTGGACAGCCGATGGCTGTTAAAAATGGTGTATCCTATGTAGCGATCCGTGCTCTCGTTGATCGGGTTGGCTATGATGTTAAATATGATAACACAACCAAAGAAACGATCATTATTAGTGGTGAAGATGAGTTGCGTTTCAAAACAAACAGCAAGATCTATACCGTTAATGGTGTGTCCAGAACGATGAAGGGCGCGGCTTATCAACAAAAAAATACGTTCATGGTGCCGTTGACTTCAATTACACAGGCTCTGGACATTACGTATAAAGTAAATCAATCTGCCAAAACGGTTGTATTGAATCTGAGTACCAAACCGGTGGCAAGCTTCACGGTACAAAAAGAGGTTTTTGCCGGAGACCAGGTAACTTACACAACTAAATCCAGTTCTCCCAAGGGACTCAGCATTGTAGATGAGCGTTGGACTGGCCGTCAGGATTCATTCGACCAACCAGGTGTATACACAGTAACCTATGCGGTCCAGGATTCAAGTGGTCAATGGAGCGATCCGTATTCGGTTACGATTAAGGTTGAAAGACCAAATCTGCCTCCTGTCGCGATGTTTACGACAGATAAAGAAGAATACAAAATGGGTGAGAAAATCACTTA
The nucleotide sequence above comes from Paenibacillus sp. W2I17. Encoded proteins:
- a CDS encoding copper amine oxidase N-terminal domain-containing protein, which translates into the protein MNLKKKLSILTAFAVFQAFAVIPANAQSADQSDTTSVNTAKVKSVEVVKKEQTIAESEVKSGTNTPTSNNETTEEVNPETDVPTGTDATPVEPVIEPTDEEGTAEETPAPAPVEVEQPSTGGSSVAGGGGGDLTLYMNSNKMMQDGKTYLAGQPMAVKNGVSYVAIRALVDRVGYDVKYDNTTKETIIISGEDELRFKTNSKIYTVNGVSRTMKGAAYQQKNTFMVPLTSITQALDITYKVNQSAKTVVLNLSTKPVASFTVQKEVFAGDQVTYTTKSSSPKGLSIVDERWTGRQDSFDQPGVYTVTYAVQDSSGQWSDPYSVTIKVERPNLPPVAMFTTDKEEYKMGEKITYIDQSTDDENAIVKTEWDNNALAFFVPGPKTVTITVTDKHGASDSYTKMINITGETLYSVTDFNQLFTPVGEKFTFDGGGVPALEKVPFTYYDEPSLLIRSNSPET